In Miscanthus floridulus cultivar M001 chromosome 5, ASM1932011v1, whole genome shotgun sequence, one genomic interval encodes:
- the LOC136450320 gene encoding ABC transporter B family member 11-like has protein sequence MRIYSAPHYAVAGPLESTEPVQYLCTPQARAQRFQHARTSKLSFMDATASRAGDQNGRDGEEKKDAAQVKKVSLLGMFRYADRLDVLLMVVGTVAAVGNGVAEPLVTLLFGKVIDSFGDSTTQSILRSVSKVVLDFVYLGIGAAVVSFLQVSCWTMAGQRQSARIRSLYLNAVLRQDIAFFDTELTTGQAVSRMSSDTLVIQDALGEKAGKLVQLSSAFFGGFVIAFTRGWLLTLVMLTSLPLIAIAGAVSAQFLTKVSSKKLTSYGDAGDLVEQTIGAIRTVVSFNGENKAIAMYKKFIKKAYRTDILEGLINGFGMGSVFCILFSSYGLAFWYGGKLIIDKGYTGGKIITVLFAVLTGATSLGNATPSVSAIAEGQSAAYRLFETIERKPVIDSGDTSGVVLEDMKGDVELKDVHFRYPARPDQLILDGLSLQVASGTTMAIVGESGSGKSTVISLVERFYDPQAGEVLIDGINIKNLRLSWIREKIGLVSQEPLLFMTSIKDNIMYGKEDATLEEIKRAAELANAANFVDKLPNGYDTLVGQRGAQLSGGQKQRIAIARAILKDPKILLLDEATSALDMESERIVQEALNRIMVERTTLVVAHRLSTVRNVDCITVVRHGKIVEQGPHDALVKDPNGAYSQLIRLQETHADGRNKIADSGVSDSRSKSTSLSLRRSINKDSFGNSYRYSFKNPIGLSVELHEDQITGEQKTEELSDVVVLKKAPIGRLFKLNVPEVPILLLGSIAATVHGVIFPLFGILMSGVIKSFYEPPDKLRKDTSFWALISVVLGVASLISIPAEYFLFAVAGGKLIERIRTLSFQSIVHQEVAWFDNASNSSGALGTRLSVDALNVRRLAGDNLALIVQSIASLTTGFVIAFAADWRLALIITCVIPLVGAQGYAQVKFLKGFSEDAKEMYEDASQVATDAVGSIRTVASFCAEKRVVTTYNEKCEALRKQGIRSGIVGGLGYGFSFLILYFTYGLCFYVGAQFVRQGKTTFPDVFRVFFALVLAAVGVSQASALASDATKARDSAISIFSILDRKSKTDSSSDDGMTLENVTGNINFNNVSFKYPSRPDVQIFSDFTLQISSGKTVALVGESGSGKSTIIALLERFYDPDSGRITLDGVEIKSLKVSWLRDQMGLVGQEPLLFNDTIHANITYGKHGDVTEEEVMAAAKAANAHEFISSLPEGYDTVVGEKGIQLSGGQKQRVAIARAIIKDPKILLLDEATSALDAESERIVQDALDRVMVSRTTIVVAHRLSTIKGADMIAVLKEGKIVEKGRHEALMRINGGAYASLVELRSKSE, from the exons ATGCGCATATATAGCGCCCCCCACTACGCCGTGGCTGGACCGCTGGAGAGCACTGAACCTGTTCAGTATTTGTGTACTCCACAAGCGCGCGCACAGAGATTTCAGCACGCGCGCACCAGCAAGCTGAGCTTCATGGACGCGACGGCTAGCAGAGCCGGTGATCAGAATGGCAGAGACggggaggagaagaaggatgcgGCCCAGGTGAAGAAGGTGTCGCTGCTCGGCATGTTCAGGTACGCGGACCGCCTGGACGTGCTGCTGATGGTGGTGGGCACGGTGGCGGCCGTGGGCAACGGCGTGGCGGAGCCACTCGTGACCCTCCTATTCGGCAAAGTCATCGACTCCTTCGGCGACAGCACCACGCAGAGCATCCTCCGCAGCGTCAGCAAG GTTGTTCTGGATTTCGTATATTTGGGCATTGGAGCAGCTGTTGTTTCATTCCTTC AGGTGTCATGTTGGACAATGGCAGGACAAAGGCAGTCAGCTCGAATCCGTTCCTTATACCTTAATGCAGTCCTGAGACAAGACATTGCATTCTTCGATACAGAGTTGACAACAGGCCAAGCAGTTTCTAGGATGTCCAGCGATACCCTTGTGATCCAGGATGCCCTTGGAGAGAAG GCAGGAAAGCTTGTACAACTCTCTTCTGCCTTTTTTGGTGGTTTTGTAATAGCATTCACAAGAGGCTGGCTCCTCACCCTTGTCATGCTAACATCACTACCACTAATTGCTATCGCCGGTGCAGTTTCTGCTCAGTTTCTAACAAAGGTTTCCAGCAAGAAACTGACATCCTACGGAGATGCTGGGGACTTAGTTGAACAGACCATCGGGGCTATACGAACA GTAGTTTCCTTCAACGGAGAGAACAAAGCCATTGCAATGTACAAAAAATTCATAAAGAAAGCATACAGGACTGATATTTTGGAAGGCCTTATCAATGGTTTTGGCATGGGATCTGTCTTCTGCATCTTGTTCTCTAGCTATGGCCTAGCTTTTTGGTACGGTGGAAAGCTAATTATTGACAAAGGCTACACTGGTGGGAAAATTATCACAGTTTTGTTCGCAGTGTTAACCGGCGCAAC TTCTTTAGGTAATGCAACACCCTCTGTTTCTGCAATTGCGGAGGGTCAATCTGCAGCATACAGATTGTTTGAAACAATTGAGAGGAAGCCAGTGATAGATTCAGGTGATACCAGTGGTGTGGTTTTAGAAGATATGAAGGGTGATGTTGAACTAAAAGATGTTCACTTTCGCTACCCTGCAAGACCTGATCAATTGATATTAGATGGATTGTCATTGCAAGTAGCCAGTGGGACCACAATGGCCATAGTTGGAGAGAGTGGAAGTGGCAAGTCAACTGTCATCAGCCTAGTTGAACGATTCTACGATCCACAGGCTGGTGAAGTTTTGATAGACGGCATTAATATCAAGAATCTAAGGCTTAGTTGGATAAGAGAAAAGATCGGTCTCGTCAGTCAAGAACCATTGCTCTTCATGACCTCCATTAAAGATAACATAATGTATGGTAAAGAAGACGCGACACTTGAAGAGATCAAGAGAGCAGCTGAGCTTGCAAATGCAGCAAATTTCGTTGATAAGTTACCAAAT GGCTACGATACATTGGTTGGGCAACGTGGTGCACAGCTTTCTGGAGGACAAAagcaaaggattgcaattgcaagAGCCATCCTTAAAGATCCAAAAATACTATTGCTTGATGAAGCAACAAGTGCACTGGACATGGAATCTGAGCGGATAGTTCAAGAGGCACTGAATAGGATAATGGTGGAAAGAACCACACTCGTTGTTGCTCATCGTCTGAGCACCGTAAGGAATGTTGACTGCATAACTGTCGTTCGACATGGGAAAATAGTTGAACAAG GTCCTCATGACGCACTGGTGAAGGATCCTAATGGGGCTTACTCCCAGCTTATAAGGTTACAAGAGACTCATGCCGATGGAAGGAATAAAATAGCAGACTCTGGGGTGTCAGATTCTAGATCAAAAAGCACCAGTTTGTCACTTAGACGGTCAATCAATAAAGATTCTTTTGGTAATAGCTACAGATATTCCTTCAAGAACCCCATAGGATTGTCAGTTGAGTTGCATGAAGATCAGATCACAGGTGAACAGAAAACAGAAGAGCTCTCTGATGTTGTGGTGCTTAAGAAAGCACCAATTGGGCGTCTTTTTAAGCTTAATGTGCCAGAAGTGCCAATTCTTCTGTTAGGCTCTATAGCAGCAACAGTGCATGGAGTTATTTTCCCATTATTCGGTATATTAATGTCTGGTGTTATAAAATCGTTCTATGAACCACCAGATAAGCTCAGAAAGGATACTAGCTTTTGGGCATTGATATCTGTCGTTCTGGGAGTTGCAAGTTTGATTTCAATTCCAGCAGAATATTTTTTGTTCGCGGTTGCTGGAGGAAAGCTTATAGAGCGTATTCGTACTTTGTCATTTCAAAGCATTGTGCACCAAGAAGTTGCTTGGTTTGATAATGCCTCAAATTCCAG TGGGGCACTTGGTACAAGGCTCTCAGTTGATGCATTAAATGTCCGGCGCTTAGCAGGAGATAACTTGGCCCTTATAGTGCAGTCTATAGCTTCATTAACAACTGGATTTGTCATAGCTTTTGCGGCAGACTGGAGGCTTGCActgatcatcacatgtgtgattcCTTTGGTGGGTGCACAGGGTTATGCTCAAGTGAAGTTCTTGAAGGGGTTTAGTGAAGATGCTAAG GAGATGTATGAAGATGCAAGTCAAGTTGCAACAGATGCTGTCGGTAGTATCAGAACTGTAGCATCTTTCTGTGCCGAGAAAAGAGTAGTCACAACATACAATGAGAAATGTGAAGCTCTTAGGAAACAGGGAATTCGAAGTGGAATTGTTGGAGGACTTGGCTATGGCTTCTCGTTCTTAATTTTGTATTTCACGTATGGCCTTTGTTTCTATGTTGGTGCACAATTTGTACGTCAAGGAAAAACTACATTCCCAGATGTTTTTAGG GTTTTCTTTGCCTTGGTTTTGGCAGCTGTTGGGGTTTCACAGGCGAGTGCACTGGCCTCAGATGCAACCAAGGCAAGGGATTCAGCTATTTCCATTTTCAGTATTCTGGATAGGAAGTCAAAAACTGACTCAAGCAGTGACGATGGGATGACACTGGAGAATGTCACTGGCAACATCAATTTCAACAATGTCAGTTTCAAATACCCTTCACGCCCTGATGTCCAGATATTCAGTGACTTTACCTTGCAGATTTCTTCCGGAAAG ACAGTGGCACTTGTTGGAGAGAGCGGTAGTGGCAAGTCCACAATAATTGCTTTACTGGAGCGTTTCTATGATCCTGATTCCGGTAGAATTACACTAGATGGCGTTGAAATTAAGAGCTTAAAAGTAAGCTGGCTAAGGGATCAAATGGGGCTAGTAGGCCAGGAGCCACTGCTGTTCAATGACACAATTCATGCCAACATAACATATGGGAAACATGGTGATGTAACAGAGGAAGAGGTCATGGCTGCAGCCAAGGCAGCCAATGCCCATGAGTTCATATCAAGCCTGCCTGAAGGATATGACACTGTGGTAGGCGAGAAAGGAATTCAGCTGTCTGGTGGCCAGAAACAACGGGTAGCTATTGCAAGGGCCATAATCAAGGATCCAAAGATACTACTCCTTGATGAGGCAACCAGTGCCCTCGATGCTGAATCAGAGCGCATTGTTCAAGACGCATTGGACCGAGTCATGGTCAGCCGCACCACCATTGTGGTAGCACACCGCCTCTCCACGATCAAAGGGGCTGACATGATTGCTGTCCTCAAGGAAGGCAAGATTGTAGAGAAAGGAAGACATGAAGCCCTGATGCGCATCAACGGTGGAGCCTATGCTTCCCTAGTAGAGCTCCGCTCGAAATCTGAATAG